The Penaeus monodon isolate SGIC_2016 chromosome 5, NSTDA_Pmon_1, whole genome shotgun sequence genome window below encodes:
- the LOC119573178 gene encoding uncharacterized protein LOC119573178: MMPRRSLACLAVLLACAAAASALPSKKGGKSISLPFPDCAHHTVTWDTSMPFMDLQSTLHFAVLPSELRMSLRIIVGESQYTITVVPDKTVVTRCDGQAQQNRCTLLQPSQVSVADLLKPDTWTLVDLGFDGHEISVSIASVEVLVDDSWVATSGQESTHSAKVAFISLKDASLDSSPSYALEVNLRCDSTHIPDQEVNTHAPVNTPRTDVSPAPYPACPLYHVVPGTPLPYIAINSSLALAVFPSSSMLIMKIHVGHALYKASVEGTMVVLMKCEEDGATCKNVNTGGTKGMDLLKPNAWNYVDVLLENEEITVTINHKADVMGKAMAAHDELPALSIIAVEPSMPTTHRDNYSIDVNVACNDTFIPISRSVTEVPDQSGGTQAPVVDGTAPTPTDNGAPVGIIVGVLVALLVIVAIAIAVSVIRKRRTMEVNQHTPLQEQQQAH; encoded by the exons ATGATGCCACGCCGAAGCCTCGCGTGCCTGGCGGTCCTCCTCGCCTGCGCCGCCGCCGCTAGCGCTCTGCCGtccaagaaagggggaaaaagcatttCCCTCC CCTTCCCCGACTGCGCGCACCACACCGTCACGTGGGACACATCCATGCCCTTCATGGACCTGCAGAGCACGCTCCACTTTGCCGTCCTGCCCTCAGAGCTCCGGATGAGCTTGCGCATCATCGTTGGAGAGTCACAGTATACG ATCACCGTCGTCCCCGACAAGACGGTGGTGACGCGGTGCGACGGCCAGGCGCAGCAGAACCGCTGCACTCTGCTTCAGCCGAGCCAGGTGTCTGTGGCTGACCTTCTCAAGCCGGACACGTGGACCCTTGTTGACCTCGGCTTCGACGGCCACGAA ATAAGTGTCTCGATCGCTAGCGTCGAAGTTTTGGTTGATGACAGCTGGGTGGCCACTTCGGGGCAAGAATCCACCCACTCTGCTAAGGTCGCCTTCATCTCCCTGAAGGACGCCTCCCTCGACTCCTCCCCGTCTTACGCGCTGGAAGTCAATCTCAGATGTGACT CCACACACATCCCCGACCAGGAGGTCAACACCCACGCTCCCGTGAACACGCCGCGCACCGATGTCTCGCCTGCAC CTTATCCCGCGTGCCCCCTGTACCACGTCGTCCCGGGGACTCCTCTGCCCTACATCGCCATCAACTCGTCACTGGCCCTGGCGGTCTTCCCTTCATCGTCGATGCTGATCATGAAGATTCATGTCGGGCACGCGCTCTACAAG GCTTCAGTGGAAGGCACGATGGTCGTGCTCATGAAGTGCGAGGAGGACGGCGCGACGTGCAAGAACGTTAACACCGGCGGGACGAAGGGCATGGATCTTCTGAAGCCCAACGCGTGGAACTACGTCGATGTCCTGCTGGAGAACGAAGAG ATAACCGTGACGATCAACCACAAAGCGGACGTGATGGGCAAGGCGATGGCCGCGCATGACGAGTTGCCGGCGCTCTCCATCATAGCCGTTGAGCCCTCGATGCCAACCACTCACCGGGACAACTATTCTATTGATGTCAACGTTGCATGTAACG ATACCTTCATCCCGATCAGTCGCTCCGTCACCGAGGTGCCCGACCAAAGCGGCGGCACACAAGCGCCTGTTGTCG ACGGGACCGCCCCGACACCTACCGACAACGGCGCCCCGGTCGGGATCATCGTCGGAGTGCTGGTCGCTCTCCTGGTGATCGTCGCAATCGCCATCGCCGTGTCCGTCATCCGCAAGAGGCGCACGATGGAGGTGAACCAGCACACGCCGCTCCAGGAGCAGCAGCAGGCCCATTAG